The Diprion similis isolate iyDipSimi1 chromosome 11, iyDipSimi1.1, whole genome shotgun sequence genome includes a region encoding these proteins:
- the LOC124412769 gene encoding uncharacterized protein LOC124412769: MFLMVQKLILIMSARRTNHLEVLAASSLTMGTSRENAIKRLTSIGRKFAKAQELQAQYKKFMQEYQDLGHMTEVTNDKGKGIVNYLPHHSVIKADSLTTNLIVVFDASSPISTGIALHDIIRVGPTIQQDRLVVWRNDPSTPIRDYRFNTVTYGLASAPFLAIRCLIQLAIESREQYPEASEVIRNDFYDDDLLYGGDDVRALRRLKIELTEILKSAGFTLHKWNSNEPSILDSSSESTTLPIGDEIKTLGVCWNPTDDYLQYRTQAVTKSRQATKKSVLSTTAQIYDPLGLMGPTIICAKIIPQQLWQLKIGWDESLPLDLHTTLTRYQDQTDDMSLISIPRHVICTEPQSIEMYGFCDASEAAYGACIYLKSLNKSGQVSVHLICAKSRVAPLKRITIPRLELCGALLLRKLGRTVQQALSVKIDSIHYWSDSTITLAWINHRPEELQTFVANRVADIQRSALEAQWAHVKSEDNPADVISRGTTPENLKNSQLWWFQRG, translated from the exons ATGTTTCTTATGgtacaaaaattgatattaataatGTCTGCCAGACGAACAAATCATTTAGAAGTCTTGGCAGCCAGCTCCCTAACTATGGGAACGTCACGAGAGAATGCGATCAAACGTCTCACATCGATTGGGCGGAAATTCGCGAAGGCGCAAGAATTACAAGctcaatataaaaaatttatgcaagaGTATCAAGATTTGGGTCATATGACCGAGGTTACGAACGATAAAGGAAAGGGGATAGTCAACTATCTTCCGCATCATTCAGTCATCAAAGCAGATAGCCTCACGACAAACCTCATAGTTGTTTTTGACGCTTCGAGTCCAATATCCACCGGAATAGCGCTCCACGACATAATTCGGGTGGGACCTACCATACAACAAGATCGACT GGTTGTATGGAGGAACGATCCAAGCACACCTATACGAGATTATCGCTTTAACACCGTGACCTACGGTTTAGCTAGCGCACCTTTTTTGGCCATCCGATGCTTGATCCAGCTAGCGATCGAATCCCGAGAACAATATCCAGAGGCAAGTGAAGTCATACGCAACGATTTTTACGACGATGACTTGCTATACGGTGGTGACGATGTACGAGCCTTACGACGACTAAAGATCGAGCTAACCGAGATCTTGAAGTCGGCGGGGTTCACACTGCACAAGTGGAATTCGAACGAGCCATCAATTCTTGACTCGTCCTCGGAATCGACTACGCTGCCGATAGGCGACGAAATCAAAACGCTAGGAGTATGTTGGAACCCAACCGACGACTATCTCCAATATCGAACCCAAGCCGTGACGAAGAGTCGCCAGGCCACGAAAAAATCAGTGTTATCAACAACAGCTCAAATTTACGACCCACTCGGATTGATGGGCCCGACGATTATCTGCGCAAAAATTATCCCCCAGCAACTCTGGCAGTTAAAAATTGGATGGGATGAGTCGCTCCCACTCGACCTTCACACGACTTTGACGCGATATCAAGATCAAACCGATGACATGAGTCTCATCTCCATTCCACGACACGTCATATGCACTGAACCCCAGAGTATCGAAATGTACGGTTTCTGCGACGCCTCAGAAGCTGCGTACGGTGCATGCATCTACTTAAAGAGCCTAAACAAATCAGGACAAGTCTCCGTTCATCTGATTTGCGCAAAATCCAGAGTAGCTCCGCTCAAACGAATCACAATACCACGACTCGAGCTCTGCGGGGCGCTATTGCTTAGGAAACTCGGTCGGACCGTACAACAAGCGCTTTCCGTCAAAATTGATAGCATTCACTACTGGAGTGACTCTACGATCACATTGGCATGGATCAACCATCGTCCCGAAGAACTACAAACCTTCGTCGCGAACAGGGTAGCCGACATTCAACGCAGTGCACTCGAGGCGCAGTGGGCTCACGTGAAATCGGAAGACAATCCCGCAGATGTTATATCGAGGGGCACTACTCCGGAGAATCTCAAGAACTCACAGTTGTGGTGGTTCCAACGTGGCTAG